The following coding sequences lie in one Chloroflexota bacterium genomic window:
- a CDS encoding aspartate 1-decarboxylase, giving the protein MRTMLRSKIHRARVTGGNIDYEGSITIDKRLMEAADMLPYELVHVLNINNGARFQTYAIEGEAGSGDIVLNGAAARLVSKGDVVIILTYSTVSEDEARRVNPKLVYVDANNHIVDQKTGHEWIDDVVESLHAR; this is encoded by the coding sequence ATGAGGACAATGCTGCGCAGCAAGATCCATCGAGCCAGGGTTACCGGAGGGAACATCGATTATGAAGGTAGCATCACCATTGACAAACGTCTGATGGAAGCCGCCGACATGCTACCCTATGAGCTGGTTCACGTGTTGAACATCAACAATGGTGCTCGGTTCCAGACTTATGCTATCGAGGGCGAGGCAGGTTCTGGAGACATTGTTCTCAATGGCGCCGCGGCTCGGCTGGTCTCCAAGGGTGACGTTGTGATAATCCTCACTTACAGCACTGTTAGCGAGGATGAGGCGCGCCGCGTCAACCCCAAGCTGGTCTATGTCGATGCCAATAATCACATTGTTGACCAGAAGACGGGGCATGAGTGGATCGACGACGTGGTTGAATCGCTGCACGCCCGGTGA
- the panB gene encoding 3-methyl-2-oxobutanoate hydroxymethyltransferase, producing MRVTISQIKEMKQKGEKIPMLTAYDYATARLIDETGVPLVLVGDSLGMVVLGYDSTIPVTMEEMLHHTRAVVRGAKQALVIGDMPFMTYHTSISDAIYNAGRFLKEGGAQAVKLEGGQSMAEVVHHVVQCGIPVQGHIGLTPQSIHQLGGFKVQGRSPEAAVRLVKDALALEEAGAFSIVLECIPTPLARIITQKVKVPTIGIGAGPYCDGQVQVISDLLGLYTDFVPKHAKQYARLFDTIKKATGDFIAEVQQGTFPTEKQGFAMDESILEGLEQEI from the coding sequence ATGAGAGTTACTATAAGCCAAATCAAGGAGATGAAACAAAAGGGCGAGAAGATACCCATGCTCACCGCCTATGACTATGCTACGGCCAGGCTTATTGATGAAACCGGCGTACCCCTTGTTCTGGTAGGGGATAGCCTGGGAATGGTGGTATTGGGCTATGACTCGACCATTCCGGTGACGATGGAAGAGATGCTCCACCACACCAGGGCAGTGGTTAGAGGCGCAAAGCAAGCCCTGGTTATTGGCGACATGCCTTTTATGACCTATCATACTAGCATTAGCGATGCAATTTACAACGCTGGACGCTTTCTGAAAGAGGGCGGGGCGCAGGCGGTTAAGCTGGAGGGCGGTCAGTCCATGGCTGAGGTGGTGCACCATGTGGTGCAATGCGGCATCCCGGTTCAGGGGCACATCGGCCTTACTCCCCAGTCCATACACCAGCTTGGCGGCTTCAAGGTCCAGGGCAGGTCCCCAGAAGCTGCTGTCCGTCTGGTAAAGGATGCCCTCGCTTTGGAAGAAGCCGGGGCCTTTTCTATCGTCCTGGAATGTATACCAACTCCTTTGGCCAGGATAATCACGCAGAAAGTTAAGGTTCCCACCATTGGCATCGGAGCCGGACCGTATTGCGATGGGCAGGTGCAGGTCATCAGCGACCTTCTAGGCCTTTATACTGACTTTGTTCCCAAGCATGCCAAGCAGTATGCCAGGCTCTTCGACACCATCAAGAAGGCTACCGGCGATTTCATTGCTGAGGTGCAACAGGGCACC